Proteins encoded together in one Streptomyces sp. NA04227 window:
- a CDS encoding ABC transporter ATP-binding protein: MLQLDRATVQFGDRPVLDRVDLDVTAHETVCVLGPSGSGKSTLLRAVAGLQELTAGRVLLDGLDQRGVPAHKRGVGLMFQDHQLFPQRDVGGNIAFGPRMHGAPRGQQRARVRELLDLVGLAGAASRPVGQLSGGEQQRVALARALAPSPRLLMLDEPLGQLDRSLRERLAVELRELFHQLGTTVLAVTHDQGEAFTLADRVVVMREGRIAQSGTPLEVWQRPADAFVARFLGFHNLTEATVRGERAHTPWGEVPVPKGAAQGPCTVLVRPTGIRLDPAGEGLDCTVTARTFLGSHVAVHLQPEGAPRLEAACPLHGAPEPGTRTKAVFHGADLGEIVVLAPSAAA; this comes from the coding sequence ATGCTCCAACTCGACCGCGCCACCGTGCAGTTCGGCGACCGCCCCGTCCTCGACCGAGTGGACCTCGACGTCACGGCCCACGAGACCGTGTGCGTCCTCGGCCCCAGCGGCAGCGGCAAGTCGACCCTGCTGCGCGCCGTCGCCGGACTCCAGGAACTGACCGCCGGACGCGTCCTGTTGGACGGCCTCGACCAGCGCGGCGTACCCGCCCACAAGCGCGGCGTCGGCCTGATGTTCCAGGACCACCAGCTCTTCCCGCAGCGCGACGTCGGCGGCAACATCGCCTTCGGACCCCGCATGCACGGCGCCCCGCGCGGTCAACAACGCGCCCGTGTACGGGAGTTGCTCGACCTGGTCGGACTCGCGGGCGCCGCGAGCCGCCCCGTCGGACAGCTCTCCGGCGGCGAACAACAGCGCGTCGCCCTCGCCCGTGCCCTGGCGCCGAGCCCCCGGCTGCTCATGCTCGACGAGCCGCTCGGCCAGCTCGACCGCTCCCTGCGCGAACGTCTGGCTGTCGAACTGAGGGAGCTCTTCCACCAGTTGGGCACCACCGTGCTCGCCGTCACCCACGACCAGGGCGAGGCCTTCACCCTCGCCGACCGCGTCGTGGTCATGCGCGAGGGCCGTATCGCCCAGTCGGGCACGCCACTCGAGGTCTGGCAGCGTCCCGCGGACGCCTTCGTCGCCCGCTTCCTCGGCTTCCACAACCTCACCGAGGCGACGGTACGCGGCGAGCGGGCCCACACCCCCTGGGGCGAGGTGCCCGTACCCAAGGGCGCCGCACAAGGCCCCTGCACCGTGCTCGTACGGCCCACCGGGATCCGGCTCGACCCCGCAGGCGAGGGCCTGGACTGCACCGTCACCGCCCGCACCTTCCTCGGCAGCCATGTCGCCGTCCACCTCCAGCCCGAGGGCGCCCCACGCCTCGAAGCCGCCTGCCCCCTGCACGGCGCACCCGAACCGGGCACCCGCACCAAGGCCGTCTTCCACGGCGCCGACCTGGGAGAAATCGTGGTGCTCGCGCCGTCGGCCGCCGCATAG
- the pyrH gene encoding UMP kinase, with the protein MTKADKGENTDGKVAGRFLLKLSGEAFAGGGALGVDPDVVHAIAREIAAVVRDGAQIAVVIGGGNFFRGAELQQRGMDRARSDYMGMLGTVMNCLALQDFLEREGIDSRVQTAITMGQVAEPYIPLRAVRHLEKGRVVIFGAGMGMPYFSTDTTAAQRALEIDAQALLMGKNGVDGVYDSDPKTNPDAVKFDALGYGEVITRDLKVADATAVTLCRDNKLPILVFELLAEGNIARAVKGEKIGTLVGDQSTRS; encoded by the coding sequence ATGACCAAGGCCGACAAGGGCGAGAACACCGACGGCAAAGTAGCCGGCCGTTTTCTGCTGAAGCTCTCCGGTGAGGCGTTCGCCGGTGGCGGTGCGCTCGGCGTGGACCCCGACGTGGTGCACGCCATCGCCCGGGAGATCGCCGCGGTGGTACGGGACGGTGCGCAGATCGCCGTCGTCATCGGCGGCGGCAACTTCTTCCGCGGCGCCGAACTGCAGCAGCGGGGCATGGACCGTGCCCGCTCCGACTACATGGGCATGCTCGGCACCGTCATGAACTGCCTGGCCCTCCAGGACTTCCTGGAGCGGGAGGGCATCGACTCCCGCGTCCAGACCGCCATCACGATGGGGCAGGTCGCGGAGCCGTACATCCCGCTGCGCGCGGTGCGGCACCTGGAGAAGGGCCGTGTGGTCATCTTCGGCGCCGGTATGGGCATGCCGTACTTCTCGACGGACACCACCGCCGCGCAGCGCGCCCTGGAGATCGACGCCCAGGCACTGCTGATGGGCAAGAACGGTGTGGACGGCGTCTACGACTCCGACCCGAAGACCAACCCCGACGCGGTGAAGTTCGACGCCCTCGGTTATGGCGAGGTCATCACCCGCGACCTGAAGGTCGCCGATGCCACGGCCGTCACGCTGTGCCGGGACAACAAGCTGCCCATCCTCGTCTTCGAGCTTCTGGCCGAGGGCAATATCGCCCGGGCCGTGAAGGGTGAGAAGATCGGCACGCTCGTCGGCGACCAGAGCACCCGCAGCTGA
- the rlmN gene encoding 23S rRNA (adenine(2503)-C(2))-methyltransferase RlmN, translating into MPAPGELTFIAPRGAKKPPRHLADLSPAERKEAVAGIGEKPFRAKQLSQHYFARYAHDPAQWTDIPAGARDRLKEALLPELMSVVRHISCDEDTTRKTLWRLFDGTLVESVLMRYPDRVTMCISSQAGCGMNCPFCATGQAGLDRNLSTAEIVHQIVDGMRALRDGEIPGGPARLSNIVFMGMGEPLANYNRVVGAIRRLTDPEPDGLGLSQRGITVSTVGLVPAMHRFADEGFKCRLAVSLHAPDDELRDTLVPVNTRWKVREVLDAAWEYAAKSGRRISIEYALIRDINDQAWRGDLLGRLLKGKRVHVNLIPLNPTPGSKWTASRPEDERAFVAAIEAHGVPVTIRDTRGQEIDGACGQLAAAER; encoded by the coding sequence ATGCCTGCACCCGGAGAACTCACCTTCATCGCGCCCCGCGGAGCCAAGAAGCCGCCGCGGCACCTCGCCGATCTCTCGCCCGCCGAGCGCAAGGAAGCGGTGGCCGGGATCGGGGAGAAGCCGTTCCGTGCCAAGCAGCTTTCGCAGCACTACTTCGCGCGGTACGCGCACGACCCGGCGCAGTGGACGGACATTCCCGCCGGGGCGCGCGACCGGCTCAAGGAAGCGCTGCTGCCCGAGCTGATGAGTGTGGTGCGGCACATCAGCTGTGACGAGGACACCACCCGCAAGACGCTGTGGCGGCTGTTCGACGGGACGCTCGTCGAGTCGGTGCTGATGCGCTACCCGGACCGCGTCACCATGTGCATCTCCTCGCAGGCGGGCTGCGGCATGAACTGCCCGTTCTGCGCCACCGGACAGGCCGGTCTGGACCGGAACCTGTCCACCGCGGAGATCGTCCACCAGATCGTCGACGGTATGCGCGCCCTGCGCGACGGCGAGATCCCCGGTGGGCCGGCGCGGCTGTCGAACATCGTGTTCATGGGAATGGGCGAGCCGCTGGCCAACTACAACCGGGTCGTCGGCGCGATTCGCCGCCTGACCGACCCCGAGCCGGACGGGCTCGGCCTGTCCCAGCGCGGCATCACCGTCTCCACGGTCGGCCTGGTGCCCGCCATGCACCGCTTCGCCGACGAGGGCTTCAAGTGCCGCCTCGCCGTCTCGCTGCACGCACCCGACGACGAACTGCGCGACACCCTCGTCCCCGTCAACACCCGCTGGAAGGTCCGCGAAGTCCTCGACGCCGCCTGGGAGTACGCGGCGAAGTCGGGACGCCGGATCTCCATCGAGTACGCGCTCATCCGCGACATCAACGACCAGGCCTGGCGCGGCGACCTGCTCGGGCGGCTCCTCAAGGGCAAGCGCGTGCACGTCAACCTGATCCCGCTCAACCCGACCCCGGGCTCCAAGTGGACCGCCTCGCGCCCCGAGGACGAGCGCGCCTTCGTCGCCGCGATCGAGGCCCACGGTGTGCCGGTGACCATCCGCGACACCCGCGGCCAGGAGATCGACGGCGCCTGCGGACAGCTCGCCGCCGCCGAACGCTGA
- the frr gene encoding ribosome recycling factor gives MIEETLLEAEEKMEKAVVVAKEDFAAIRTGRAHPAMFNKIVADYYGALTPINQLASFSVPEPRMAVVTPFDKSALRNIEQAIRDSDLGVNPSNDGSIIRVVFPELTEERRKEYIKVAKGKGEDAKISIRSVRRKAKESIDKLIKDGEVGEDEGRRAEKELDDTTAKYVAQVDELLKHKESELLEV, from the coding sequence GTGATCGAAGAGACCCTCCTCGAGGCCGAGGAGAAGATGGAGAAGGCCGTCGTGGTCGCCAAGGAGGACTTCGCCGCGATCCGCACGGGACGTGCGCACCCGGCGATGTTCAACAAGATTGTGGCCGACTACTACGGCGCGCTGACCCCGATCAACCAGCTCGCCTCGTTCTCCGTGCCCGAGCCGCGGATGGCCGTGGTGACCCCGTTCGACAAGAGCGCGCTGCGCAACATCGAGCAGGCGATCCGCGACTCCGACCTCGGCGTCAACCCGAGCAACGACGGCAGCATCATCCGGGTGGTGTTCCCCGAGCTGACCGAGGAGCGCCGCAAGGAGTACATCAAGGTCGCCAAGGGCAAGGGCGAGGACGCGAAGATCTCGATCCGTTCCGTGCGCCGCAAGGCCAAGGAGTCCATCGACAAGCTGATCAAGGACGGCGAGGTCGGCGAGGACGAGGGCCGCCGCGCGGAGAAGGAGCTCGACGACACCACCGCGAAGTACGTCGCCCAGGTGGACGAGCTGCTCAAGCACAAGGAATCCGAGCTGCTCGAGGTCTGA
- a CDS encoding thiamine ABC transporter substrate binding subunit yields MSTVTSRTTYVGVALAAAVGLTTLTACGDSEDSSSGGKSKDVTLVTHDSFAVSKDVLKEFERRTGYKVHRLKDGDAGRAVNKALLTKDNPQGDVFFGVDNTLLSRALDGGLFQPYRTPELSSLDAATRLDKEHRVTPVDTGDICVNYDKKYFDEHRIKPPKTLEDLTRPQYKNLLVTENAGSSSPGLGFLLGTAAAYGDEGWPTYWKKLKANGIKVVDGWEQAYNQEFSGSAGGRKAGGERPLVVSYASSPVAEAVYADTPPKTAPTGVATGTCFRQIEFAGLLSNAKNPEGGKALIDFLASKRFQEDVPLNMFVSPVRGDAKVPAEFTKYGTVVREPYTMAPDKIADKRDDWVKSWNTLVLK; encoded by the coding sequence TTGAGCACCGTCACCAGCCGCACCACATACGTGGGCGTCGCCCTCGCCGCCGCCGTGGGCCTCACCACGCTGACCGCCTGCGGCGACTCCGAGGACTCCTCGTCCGGCGGCAAGTCCAAGGACGTCACCCTCGTCACCCACGACTCCTTCGCCGTCTCCAAGGACGTACTGAAGGAGTTCGAGCGCCGCACCGGCTACAAGGTGCACCGCCTCAAGGACGGCGACGCCGGACGTGCCGTCAACAAGGCCCTGCTCACCAAGGACAACCCGCAGGGCGACGTCTTCTTCGGCGTCGACAACACCCTCTTGTCGCGGGCCCTGGACGGCGGCCTGTTCCAGCCCTACCGCACGCCCGAGCTGTCCTCGCTGGACGCGGCGACCCGGCTCGACAAGGAGCACCGGGTCACCCCGGTCGACACCGGCGACATCTGCGTCAACTACGACAAGAAGTACTTCGACGAGCACCGGATCAAGCCGCCGAAGACCCTCGAGGACCTGACCCGTCCCCAGTACAAGAACCTCCTGGTCACCGAGAACGCGGGCAGCTCCTCGCCCGGCCTCGGCTTCCTGCTCGGCACGGCCGCCGCCTATGGCGACGAGGGCTGGCCCACGTACTGGAAGAAGCTCAAGGCCAACGGGATCAAGGTCGTCGACGGCTGGGAGCAGGCCTACAACCAGGAGTTCTCCGGCTCCGCGGGCGGCCGCAAGGCCGGTGGCGAGCGCCCGCTGGTCGTCTCGTACGCGTCTTCGCCGGTCGCCGAGGCCGTCTACGCCGACACCCCGCCCAAGACCGCGCCGACCGGCGTGGCCACCGGCACCTGCTTCCGCCAGATCGAGTTCGCCGGACTGCTCAGCAACGCGAAGAACCCCGAGGGCGGCAAGGCCCTCATCGACTTCCTCGCCTCCAAGCGGTTCCAGGAGGACGTGCCGCTGAACATGTTCGTCAGCCCGGTGCGCGGCGACGCCAAGGTGCCCGCCGAGTTCACCAAGTACGGGACCGTCGTGCGCGAGCCGTACACCATGGCGCCCGACAAGATCGCCGACAAGCGGGACGACTGGGTCAAGTCGTGGAACACGCTCGTCCTGAAGTGA
- a CDS encoding cold-shock protein produces MITATVRDWYEEEGWGVLDCPETPGGCFAHFSHIEMSGFRSLTKGQVVGLEWEALDFKQDGYDYAAIRVVLQT; encoded by the coding sequence ATGATCACTGCGACCGTCCGCGACTGGTACGAGGAAGAGGGCTGGGGCGTCCTCGACTGCCCCGAGACTCCGGGGGGCTGTTTCGCCCACTTCTCCCACATCGAGATGTCGGGGTTCCGCTCACTCACCAAGGGGCAGGTCGTCGGTCTGGAGTGGGAGGCCCTCGACTTCAAGCAGGACGGGTACGACTACGCGGCGATCCGCGTAGTGCTCCAGACCTGA
- a CDS encoding phosphatidate cytidylyltransferase: protein MNDSPWGAPSRTGHPSAWPEPGQDTAWGAAPAGPPYEAGGAHQTRPMPTVPEVPANGRDGEDDPGAAAPGGPLFREDPSQPARDGTPPSRPTTHQPQEPMSTATPSAPAPQKKSAGRDLGAAIGVGLGLGAVILTSLFIVKAVFVGVVAVAVVVGLWELTSRLKERKDIHAPLVPLALGGAAMVVAGYVSGAEGAWVAMALTALAILVWRMTGPPEGYLKDVTAGAFAAFYVPFLATFVSLMLAADDGSRRVLTFMLLTVVSDTGAYAVGWRFGRNKLAPRISPGKTREGLGGAVLFAMVAGALCMEFLIDDGAWWQGLVLGLTVAVTATLGDLGESMIKRDLGIKDMGTLLPGHGGIMDRLDSLLPTAPVAWLLMVLFVGSG, encoded by the coding sequence ATGAACGACTCTCCTTGGGGCGCGCCGTCGCGCACCGGCCACCCCTCGGCGTGGCCGGAGCCCGGGCAGGACACCGCCTGGGGGGCAGCACCGGCGGGTCCCCCCTACGAAGCGGGGGGAGCCCATCAGACTCGGCCCATGCCCACCGTGCCCGAGGTGCCCGCGAACGGCCGAGACGGGGAGGACGACCCCGGGGCTGCCGCGCCGGGCGGCCCGCTGTTCAGGGAAGACCCGTCCCAGCCCGCCCGCGACGGCACACCGCCGTCGCGCCCGACCACGCATCAGCCGCAGGAGCCCATGTCCACCGCGACCCCCTCCGCTCCGGCCCCGCAGAAGAAGAGTGCGGGCCGGGACCTCGGCGCGGCGATAGGGGTCGGGCTCGGCCTCGGCGCGGTGATCCTGACGTCGCTGTTCATCGTGAAGGCCGTCTTCGTCGGTGTGGTGGCCGTCGCCGTGGTCGTCGGGCTGTGGGAGCTCACCTCCCGTCTGAAGGAACGCAAGGACATCCACGCGCCGCTGGTGCCGCTGGCGCTCGGCGGCGCCGCGATGGTCGTCGCCGGATACGTCAGCGGGGCCGAGGGCGCCTGGGTGGCGATGGCGCTCACCGCGCTCGCCATCCTGGTGTGGCGGATGACCGGGCCGCCCGAGGGTTATCTCAAGGACGTCACCGCGGGCGCGTTCGCCGCCTTCTACGTGCCTTTCCTGGCGACCTTCGTCTCGCTGATGCTCGCCGCCGACGACGGCTCCCGCCGGGTGCTGACCTTCATGCTGCTCACCGTCGTCAGCGACACCGGCGCCTACGCCGTCGGCTGGCGTTTTGGCCGCAACAAGCTCGCCCCGCGCATCAGCCCCGGCAAGACCCGCGAGGGCCTCGGCGGTGCGGTGCTGTTCGCGATGGTGGCGGGCGCGCTGTGCATGGAATTCCTGATCGACGACGGCGCCTGGTGGCAGGGCCTGGTCCTGGGCCTGACCGTCGCCGTCACCGCCACCCTCGGCGACCTCGGCGAATCCATGATCAAGCGTGACCTCGGCATCAAGGACATGGGCACCCTGCTGCCCGGCCACGGCGGCATCATGGACCGCCTGGACTCCCTGCTGCCGACCGCGCCCGTGGCATGGCTGCTGATGGTGCTGTTCGTGGGGTCGGGCTGA
- the rpsB gene encoding 30S ribosomal protein S2 — protein sequence MAVVTMRELLESGVHFGHQTRRWNPKMKRFIFTERNGIYIIDLLQSLSYIDRAYEFVKETVAHGGTVMFVGTKKQAQEAIAEQATRVGMPYVNQRWLGGMLTNFSTVYKRLQRLKELEQIDFEDVAASGLTKKELLVLSREKAKLEKTLGGIREMQKVPSAVWIVDTKKEHIAVGEARKLNIPVVAILDTNCDPDEVDYKIPGNDDAIRSVTLLTRVIADAVAEGLIARSGAGKAEGEKAAGEPLAEWERDLLEGEKKADEKPADEAAEKPAEAAAEAPAEAAAEAPAEKPATDEQA from the coding sequence ATGGCCGTCGTCACGATGCGGGAGCTGCTGGAAAGCGGCGTCCACTTCGGTCACCAGACCCGTCGTTGGAACCCGAAGATGAAGCGTTTCATCTTCACGGAGCGCAACGGCATCTACATCATCGACCTGCTCCAGTCGCTGTCGTACATCGACCGCGCCTACGAGTTCGTCAAGGAGACCGTCGCCCACGGCGGCACGGTCATGTTCGTCGGTACGAAGAAGCAGGCGCAGGAGGCCATCGCGGAGCAGGCCACCCGCGTCGGCATGCCCTACGTCAACCAGCGCTGGCTGGGCGGCATGCTCACCAACTTCTCGACCGTCTACAAGCGCCTGCAGCGCCTGAAGGAGCTCGAGCAGATCGACTTCGAGGATGTGGCCGCGTCCGGCCTCACCAAGAAGGAGCTCCTGGTTCTCTCCCGCGAGAAGGCCAAGCTGGAGAAGACCCTCGGCGGTATCCGCGAGATGCAGAAGGTGCCCAGCGCCGTCTGGATCGTGGACACCAAGAAGGAGCACATCGCCGTCGGCGAGGCGCGCAAGCTCAACATCCCGGTCGTCGCCATCCTCGACACCAACTGCGACCCCGACGAGGTCGACTACAAGATCCCGGGCAACGACGACGCGATCCGCTCCGTCACCCTGCTGACCCGTGTGATCGCCGACGCCGTCGCCGAGGGCCTGATCGCCCGTTCCGGCGCCGGTAAGGCCGAGGGTGAGAAGGCCGCGGGCGAGCCGCTCGCCGAGTGGGAGCGCGACCTGCTCGAGGGCGAGAAGAAGGCTGACGAGAAGCCGGCCGACGAGGCCGCCGAGAAGCCGGCCGAGGCCGCTGCCGAGGCTCCGGCCGAAGCCGCTGCCGAGGCTCCCGCCGAGAAGCCGGCCACGGACGAGCAGGCCTGA
- the tsf gene encoding translation elongation factor Ts, with amino-acid sequence MANYTAADVKKLRELTGAGMMDCKKALDEAEGSVEKAVELLRVKGQKGVAKREGRSAENGAVVSLIADDNTSGVIVELKCETDFVAKGEKFQSVANSLAAHVAKTSPADIEALLASEIEPGKTVQAYVDEANANLGEKIVLDRFAQFSGTYVAAYMHRTMPDLPPQIGVLVELDKADAETAKGVAQHIAAFAPKYLSREDVPAEVVETERRVAEETTRAEGKPEAALPKIVEGRVNGFFKEATLLGQPYALDNKKSVQKVLDEAGVTLKRFSRIKVGI; translated from the coding sequence ATGGCGAACTACACCGCCGCTGACGTCAAGAAGCTCCGTGAGCTCACCGGCGCCGGCATGATGGACTGCAAGAAGGCGCTGGACGAGGCCGAGGGCAGTGTCGAGAAGGCTGTCGAGCTGCTCCGCGTCAAGGGCCAGAAGGGCGTCGCCAAGCGCGAGGGCCGTTCGGCCGAGAACGGCGCGGTCGTCTCCCTCATCGCCGACGACAACACCTCCGGCGTCATCGTCGAGCTGAAGTGCGAGACCGACTTCGTCGCCAAGGGCGAGAAGTTCCAGAGCGTGGCCAACTCCCTTGCCGCGCACGTCGCCAAGACCTCCCCGGCCGACATCGAGGCGCTGCTCGCCTCCGAGATCGAGCCCGGCAAGACCGTCCAGGCGTACGTCGACGAGGCCAACGCCAACCTCGGCGAGAAGATCGTCCTGGACCGCTTCGCCCAGTTCTCGGGCACGTACGTCGCCGCGTACATGCACCGCACGATGCCCGACCTGCCGCCGCAGATCGGTGTTCTGGTCGAGCTGGACAAGGCCGACGCCGAGACCGCCAAGGGCGTCGCGCAGCACATCGCCGCCTTCGCGCCGAAGTACCTGTCCCGCGAGGACGTTCCGGCCGAGGTCGTCGAGACCGAGCGTCGCGTCGCCGAGGAGACCACCCGCGCCGAGGGCAAGCCCGAGGCCGCCCTCCCGAAGATCGTCGAGGGCCGGGTCAACGGCTTCTTCAAGGAGGCCACCCTCCTTGGTCAGCCGTACGCGCTCGACAACAAGAAGTCCGTCCAGAAGGTCCTGGACGAGGCCGGTGTCACCCTGAAGCGCTTCTCGCGCATCAAGGTCGGCATCTGA
- a CDS encoding maleylpyruvate isomerase family mycothiol-dependent enzyme, with protein sequence MTPLPYERYCAEILTQTEELRAVVTSGTPLTTTVPTCPEWTLEDLVRHTGGALRWVEHLVRTRAENNVPDEEIPGFGGPAEHTPEALDQWLAETGDALVRTLREAGPDLKVWTWSWQHDSGFWARRMTHELVVHRADAALTAKADYRLAPEIAADAIDEWLRIVEYVQEIDAKDSAAELRGAGRSIHLHATDAPEGLDAEWLIDFEEEGFTWRRDHAKATVALRGPLTEVLLAFYRRQAPASGGLEVLGDRALLDFWLERASFA encoded by the coding sequence ATGACGCCACTCCCGTACGAACGCTACTGCGCCGAAATCCTCACCCAGACCGAGGAATTGAGGGCGGTGGTCACCTCCGGCACCCCCCTGACCACCACGGTGCCCACCTGCCCCGAATGGACCCTCGAAGACCTCGTACGGCACACCGGCGGCGCGCTGCGCTGGGTCGAACACCTCGTCCGTACCCGGGCCGAGAACAACGTCCCCGACGAGGAGATCCCCGGCTTCGGCGGACCCGCCGAACACACCCCCGAGGCGCTCGACCAGTGGCTCGCCGAAACCGGCGACGCCCTCGTACGCACCCTGCGCGAGGCCGGACCCGACCTCAAGGTGTGGACCTGGTCCTGGCAGCACGACAGCGGATTCTGGGCCCGCCGCATGACCCACGAACTCGTCGTCCACCGCGCCGACGCCGCGCTCACCGCGAAGGCCGACTACCGGCTCGCCCCCGAGATCGCCGCCGACGCGATCGACGAATGGCTCCGGATCGTCGAGTACGTACAGGAGATCGACGCCAAGGACAGCGCCGCCGAACTGCGCGGCGCGGGACGCAGCATCCACCTGCACGCCACCGATGCCCCCGAGGGACTCGACGCCGAGTGGCTCATCGACTTCGAGGAAGAGGGCTTCACCTGGCGCCGCGACCACGCCAAGGCCACCGTCGCACTGCGCGGCCCGCTCACCGAGGTCCTGCTCGCCTTCTACCGCCGTCAGGCCCCCGCCTCCGGCGGCCTCGAAGTCCTCGGCGACCGCGCGCTGTTGGACTTCTGGCTCGAACGCGCCTCATTCGCCTGA
- a CDS encoding iron ABC transporter permease encodes MTAARKAARRLWPKGSAARLGLAAVPAAFFALFFAYPVTAIVLRGLREGGHWQFGRLGEVLGDPGIRHVLWFTTWQALASTALTLLVALPGAYVLARLDFPGKALLRALVTVPFVLPTVVAGSAFLALLGRGGLLDDLWGLRLDTTVWAILLAHVFFNYAVVVRTVGGLWAQLDPRQEEAARMLGASRLTAWRTVTLPALGPAVAAAALMVFLFTFTSFGVVTILGGPTYATLEVEIYRQTADVFDLPTAAVLSLIQFAAVALILLVHAWTVRRRESALHLVPPAATAHRPRGAAQWTLLAGVLLTVLVLLLLPLAVLVQRSFDTGGGPGLGYYRALTRNDDEVFLVPPVEAIGNSLTYALAATAIALVIGCLAAAALTRPGGAGRLLRGFDALLMLPLGVSAVTVGFGFLISLDEPPLDLRASWILVPLAQALVGVPFVVRTMLPVLRAIDPRLREAARVLGAAPHRVWREIDLPLAARALLVAAGFAFAVSLGEFGATVFIARPDNPTLPVAVARLLGRPGESNYGQAMALSTLLMLVCALSLLLLERVRPRGRDAADRPAVPTGEM; translated from the coding sequence GTGACCGCCGCGCGCAAGGCTGCCCGGCGGCTGTGGCCGAAGGGGAGCGCGGCGCGGCTCGGCCTGGCCGCCGTGCCCGCCGCGTTCTTCGCGCTGTTCTTCGCCTACCCCGTGACCGCCATCGTCCTGCGCGGGCTGCGGGAGGGCGGCCACTGGCAGTTCGGGCGCCTCGGCGAGGTGCTCGGCGATCCGGGGATCCGGCACGTCCTGTGGTTCACCACCTGGCAGGCGCTGGCCTCCACCGCGCTCACCCTGCTCGTCGCGCTGCCCGGCGCCTATGTCCTGGCCCGGCTCGACTTCCCCGGCAAGGCGCTGCTGCGCGCCCTGGTCACCGTGCCGTTCGTGTTGCCCACCGTCGTCGCGGGCAGCGCCTTCCTCGCGCTGCTCGGGCGTGGTGGCCTGCTCGACGACCTGTGGGGCCTGCGCCTGGACACCACCGTGTGGGCGATCCTCCTCGCGCACGTCTTCTTCAACTACGCCGTCGTCGTACGCACCGTCGGCGGCCTGTGGGCGCAGCTCGACCCACGCCAGGAGGAAGCCGCGCGGATGCTCGGCGCCTCCCGCCTCACCGCCTGGCGCACCGTCACCCTGCCCGCGCTCGGACCCGCGGTGGCCGCCGCCGCGCTCATGGTCTTCCTGTTCACGTTCACCTCCTTCGGCGTCGTCACCATCCTCGGCGGACCCACCTACGCCACCCTCGAAGTGGAGATCTACCGGCAGACCGCCGACGTCTTCGACCTGCCCACCGCCGCCGTGCTCAGTCTGATCCAGTTCGCCGCCGTCGCGCTGATCCTGCTCGTGCACGCGTGGACGGTGCGCCGCCGGGAGTCCGCCCTGCACCTCGTGCCGCCGGCGGCCACCGCCCACCGGCCGCGCGGCGCCGCGCAGTGGACGCTGCTCGCCGGTGTCCTGCTCACCGTGCTCGTGCTGCTCCTGCTGCCGCTCGCGGTGCTCGTCCAGCGGTCCTTCGACACCGGCGGCGGGCCCGGTCTCGGCTACTACCGGGCCCTGACCCGCAACGACGACGAGGTCTTCCTCGTGCCGCCCGTCGAAGCCATCGGCAACTCCCTGACCTACGCGCTCGCCGCCACCGCGATCGCCCTGGTCATCGGCTGCCTCGCCGCCGCCGCGCTCACCCGGCCCGGCGGCGCCGGACGCCTGCTGCGCGGATTCGACGCACTGCTGATGCTGCCGCTCGGGGTGTCCGCCGTCACCGTCGGCTTCGGTTTCCTCATCAGCCTGGACGAACCCCCGCTGGACCTGCGCGCCTCCTGGATCCTGGTGCCGCTCGCCCAGGCCCTGGTCGGGGTGCCCTTCGTGGTGCGGACCATGCTGCCCGTACTGCGCGCCATCGACCCGCGGCTGCGCGAGGCCGCCCGGGTCCTGGGCGCGGCCCCGCACCGGGTGTGGCGGGAGATCGACCTGCCGCTCGCGGCGCGTGCCCTGCTCGTCGCCGCGGGCTTCGCCTTCGCCGTCTCCCTCGGCGAGTTCGGCGCCACCGTGTTCATCGCCCGCCCCGACAACCCGACCCTGCCGGTCGCCGTGGCGCGACTGCTCGGACGGCCCGGAGAGTCCAACTACGGGCAGGCGATGGCCCTTTCCACCCTCCTCATGCTGGTGTGCGCGCTGTCGCTGCTGCTGCTCGAACGCGTCCGGCCCCGCGGCCGCGACGCCGCCGACCGTCCGGCCGTCCCCACCGGAGAGATGTGA